The Pseudomonas sp. MM223 genome segment AACTGCCTGCGCCTGCTGGAGCCGGGCAAAGTCATCGCCGCCCTGCACAGCCTGAGCGGGCCGGACTTGATCGATACCGTGGCCGAGGTCGACTAAGTGCGGGTACTGATCATCAAGACCTCGTCGCTGGGTGATGTGATCCACACCCTGCCGGCGCTTACCGATGCCGCCCATGCCATCCAGGGTATCCGTTTCGACTGGGTAGTGGAAGAAGGCTTCGCCGAAATCCCCAGCTGGCACCCTGCGGTAGACAAGGTTATTCCGGTGGCCATCCGCCGTTGGCGCAAGAACCTTTGGCAAACCCTCAAGAGTGGCGAGTGGAAGGCGTTCAAGCAGCGTGTGCGCGAGCACAAGTACGACCTGGTGATTGACGCCCAGGGCCTGGTCAAGTCGGCCTGGCTGACCCGCTACGTGAAGGCCCCGATTGCCGGCCTGGACCGTTACTCGGCGCGCGAAGGCTTGGCCAGCCGCTTCTATGACCGGCGCCTGTCGGTCGCCACCGGCCAGCACGCGGTAGAGCGCGTGCGCCAGTTGTTCGCCATGGCCCTGGCCTACGACCTGCCGGAAGGCATCGGCAACTACGGCCTGGACCTCGACCGCCTGCAACTGCCGCCAGCGGCCCCTTACGTGGTATTCCTGCACGGTACCACCTGGGCGACCAAGCACTGGCCCGAAGCTTACTGGCGTGAACTGGCCGAACGCATGGGCCGGCGCAAGCTGGAAGTGCGCCTGCCGTGGGGTAACCCGGCAGAGAAAGCGCGGGCCGAGCGCATTGCACAGGGCTTGAACAACTGCCAGGTGCTCCCCAAATTGAACCTTGCCGGCGTTGCGCGTGTTTTGGCGGCGGCAAAGGCCTGTGTGGCGGTCGATACCGGCCTTGGCCACCTGGCTGCGGCACTTGATGTGCCGACCATTTCGCTGTTTGGCCCAACCAACCCGGGCCTGACCGGTGCCTACGGACGGACCCAGATTCACCAGGCCAGTGACTGGCCTTGCGCTCCCTGCCTGCAGAAGAAGTGCACCTACAAACCGAGCGCCGACGACCTGCGCCGGTTCGATCTGAAACGCGAGTGGCCGCTGTGCTTCACTCGCCTGAATCCCGAGCATGTGGCGGGCCGCTTGAGCGCGTTGCTGCTGGCTGAGGATGTCCGTTGATGCAACTGGCTTTCGTGCTTTACAAATATTTCCCCTTCGGTGGGCTGCAGCGCGATTTCATGCGCATTGCCCTTGAGTGCCAGAAGCGGGGCCACCAGATCCGTGTGTACACACTGATCTGGGAGGGTGACATTCCGCCTGGTTTCGAAGTGCTGGTGGCGCCGGTGAAGGCGATTTTCAACCACCGCCGCAACGAGAAGCTAAGCGCCTGGATGGCCGCCGACCTGGCCAAGCGCCCGGTCGACCGCCTGATCGGCTTCAACAAGATGCCGGGGCTGGACGTGTACTACGCCGCCGACGGCTGCTTTGAAGACAAGGCGCAGACGCTGCGTGGCGGCCTGTACCGCCGCTGGGGGCGCTACCGGCACTTTGCCGAGTACGAGCGTGCGGTGTTCGCCAAGGACGCCCACACCGAAGTGCTGATGATTTCCGAAGTGCAGCAGCCGCTGTTCATCAAGCATTACGGCACCCCGGTGGAACGCTTCCACCTGCTGCCGCCGGGTATATCCCAGGATCGCCGCGCGCCGGCCAATGCCGCCGAAATCCGCGCCGAGTTCCGCAAGGAGTTCAACCTGGGCGATGACGACCTGTTGCTGGTGCAGATTGGCTCGGGCTTCAAGACCAAGGGCGTGGACCGCAGCCTCAAGGCGCTGGCCGCGCTGCCTTCGGCCCTGCGCAAACGCACGAAGCTGATGGTGATCGGCCAGGACGACCCCAAGGTGTTCCAGCTGCAAAGCGCCACCCTGGGCCTGGGCGAGCAGGTGCAGTTCCTCAAGGGCCGCAGCGACATCCCGCGCTTCCTGCTGGGTGCCGACCTGCTGATTCACCCGGCGTACAACGAAAACACCGGTACCGTGCTGCTTGAAGCGCTGGTGGCCGGCCTGCCGGTGCTGGTGTCCAAGGTGTGCGGTTACGCCCACTACATTGCCGAGGCCGACTGCGGCCTGGTGCTGGACGAGCCGTTCGAACAGGACCAGCTCAACGGCTATCTGCAACGCATGCTTGAAGACCCGCAGGCCCGCGCCAGCTGGTCGCGCAACGGCCTGGCGTTTGCTGAAACCGCCGACCTGTACAGCATGCCGCAGCATGCCGCCGATGTGATCCTGGGTCAGGAGCCTGCATGAAGCTGATACTGGCCGAACCGTTCAAGCGCCTGTGGGCCGGGCGCGATGCCTTCGATGCCGTGGAAGCGCTGCAAGGCGAGGTGTATCGCGAGCTGGAAGGGCGCCGCACGCTGCGTACCGAGGTGGCGG includes the following:
- the rfaC gene encoding Lipopolysaccharide heptosyltransferase 1 (*Name rfaC); protein product: MRVLIIKTSSLGDVIHTLPALTDAAHAIQGIRFDWVVEEGFAEIPSWHPAVDKVIPVAIRRWRKNLWQTLKSGEWKAFKQRVREHKYDLVIDAQGLVKSAWLTRYVKAPIAGLDRYSAREGLASRFYDRRLSVATGQHAVERVRQLFAMALAYDLPEGIGNYGLDLDRLQLPPAAPYVVFLHGTTWATKHWPEAYWRELAERMGRRKLEVRLPWGNPAEKARAERIAQGLNNCQVLPKLNLAGVARVLAAAKACVAVDTGLGHLAAALDVPTISLFGPTNPGLTGAYGRTQIHQASDWPCAPCLQKKCTYKPSADDLRRFDLKREWPLCFTRLNPEHVAGRLSALLLAEDVR
- the rfaG gene encoding Lipopolysaccharide core biosynthesis protein RfaG (*Name rfaG); amino-acid sequence: MQLAFVLYKYFPFGGLQRDFMRIALECQKRGHQIRVYTLIWEGDIPPGFEVLVAPVKAIFNHRRNEKLSAWMAADLAKRPVDRLIGFNKMPGLDVYYAADGCFEDKAQTLRGGLYRRWGRYRHFAEYERAVFAKDAHTEVLMISEVQQPLFIKHYGTPVERFHLLPPGISQDRRAPANAAEIRAEFRKEFNLGDDDLLLVQIGSGFKTKGVDRSLKALAALPSALRKRTKLMVIGQDDPKVFQLQSATLGLGEQVQFLKGRSDIPRFLLGADLLIHPAYNENTGTVLLEALVAGLPVLVSKVCGYAHYIAEADCGLVLDEPFEQDQLNGYLQRMLEDPQARASWSRNGLAFAETADLYSMPQHAADVILGQEPA